From a region of the Vidua macroura isolate BioBank_ID:100142 chromosome 25, ASM2450914v1, whole genome shotgun sequence genome:
- the SYTL1 gene encoding synaptotagmin-like protein 1 isoform X3: protein MLASLVHARHAEHSASPAGPAPRGVPGLSSQLAMALEPEALLDLSFLTEEERSSIARVLHRDWQLRRREEGRISKLRKSVSDPARLRSLTGDWFCDARAQRHQHRLGSDLVRASIRHRRRPRGTGDLERSPSLEATDELLAEEKEDEDGALETDESSPPEEVQEATEPQPSPPAPAAEGTPRSQPVLQGDVPAREQESPAQPGDTGGGTSFGSSSTEEDEEEPDSAHGSHDAGQRSETPQMDQNPPDPLSSQNGHAPPSLLSTSSSVSSLSSSTLSGSLMSLYSEGELGRVAVRGCVQFSLCYQPAEKELQVHVLRCRELAEAKKQRSDPYIKTYLLPDKSNRSKRKTAVRKRSLDPVFNETLKMPIPSDGLASRGNLNVALKFIPAGSEGGGMPPTGELHIWVKDAQNLIPLQSGTVDAFVQCYVLPDDSKASRQKTRVVKRSLNPLFNHTMVYDGFQAKDLAEACAEFTLWHREAFSKRQLGGIRLSLGTGSSYGLPVGWMDSTAEEKRVWKQLLQQPGHWVEALLPLRTNLAPRA from the exons ATGTTGGCATCGCTGGTGCACGCCCGGCACGCTGAGCACTCCGCGTCCCCAGCCGGGCCAGCCCCGCGGGGTGTCCCCGGGCTGTCCTCGCAGCTCGCCATGGCGCTGGAGCCCGAGGCGCTGCTGGACCTGAGCTTCCTGACGGAAGAGGAGCGGAGCTCCATCGCCCGGGTGCTGCACCGGGACTGGCAGCTCCGCCGCCGAGAGGAGGGCCGCATCAG CAAACTCCGCAAGTCGGTGTCGGACCCGGCGCGGCTGCGGAGCCTCACCGGGGACTGGTTCTGCGACGCCCGGGCCCAGCGCCACCAGCACCGCCTGGGCTCCGACCTGGTCCGAGCCTCCATCCGCCACAGGAGGCGGCCCCGGG gaaCGGGGGACCTGGAACgcagccccagcctggaggCCACTGatgagctgctggcagaggagaaggaggatgaAGATGGTGCATTGGAGACAGATGAGAG TTCCCCCCCAGAGGAGGTGCAGGAGGCCACTGAGCCCCAG cccagcccccccGCCCCAGCTGCGGAGGGAACCCCGAGGTCACAGCCTGTGCTCCAGGGTGACGTCCCAGCGAGGGAGCAGGAGAGCCCGGCCCAGCCAG GTGACACGGGAGGTGGGACCTCCTTCGGCTCATCCAGCAcggaggaggatgaggaggagccgGACTCGGCGCACGGCAGCCACGACGCTgggcag AGATCAGAGACCCCCCAGATGGATCAGAACCCCCCAGACCCACTGTCCTCACAGAATGGCCATGCGCCCCCGAGCCTGCTGAGCACCAGCTCCTCTGTGTCCAGCCTCAGCTCCTCCACG CTGAGTGGGAGCCTGATGAGCCTGTACAGCgagggggagctgggcagggtggCCGTGCGGGGCTGCGTGCAGTTCTCCCTGTGCTACCAGCCGGCCgagaaggagctgcaggtgcaCGTCCTGCGCTGCCGGGAGCTGGCCGAGGCCAAGAAGCAGCGCTCAGACCC GTACATCAAGACCTACCTGCTGCCGGACAAGTCCAACCGCAGCAAGCGCAAGACCGcggtgaggaagaggagcttGGATCCCGTCTTCAATGAGACCCTCAAG ATGCCCATCCCCTCGGACGGCCTCGCCAGCCGCGGCAACCTCAACGTGGCGCTGAAGTTCATCCCCGCTGGCTCGGAAG GAGGGGGGATGCCACCCACGGGCGAGCTGCACATCTGGGTGAAGGATGCTCAGAACCTCATCCCGCTGCAGAGCGGCACTGTGGATGCCTTCGTGCAGTG cTACGTGCTGCCGGATGACAGCAAGGCGAGCCGGCAGAAGACGCGGGTGGTGAAGCGGAGCCTGAACCCCCTCTTCAACCACACCATGGTGTATGACGGCTTCCAGGCCAAGGACTTGGCCGAGGCCTGCGCCGAGTTCACCCTCTGGCACCGTGAAGCCTTTTCCAAGCGCCAGCTGGGTGGCATCCGGCTCAgcctgggcactg GGAGTAGCTACGGGCTGCCCGTGGGCTGGATGGACTCGACGGCCGAGGAGAAGCGCGtgtggaagcagctgctgcagcaaccCGGGCACTGGGTGGAGGCGCTGCTCCCCCTGCGGACCAACCTGGCGCCCCGGGCATAG
- the SYTL1 gene encoding synaptotagmin-like protein 1 isoform X2: MLASLVHARHAEHSASPAGPAPRGVPGLSSQLAMALEPEALLDLSFLTEEERSSIARVLHRDWQLRRREEGRISKLRKSVSDPARLRSLTGDWFCDARAQRHQHRLGSDLVRASIRHRRRPRGTGDLERSPSLEATDELLAEEKEDEDGALETDESSPPEEVQEATEPQGDVPAREQESPAQPGDTGGGTSFGSSSTEEDEEEPDSAHGSHDAGQRSETPQMDQNPPDPLSSQNGHAPPSLLSTSSSVSSLSSSTLSGSLMSLYSEGELGRVAVRGCVQFSLCYQPAEKELQVHVLRCRELAEAKKQRSDPYIKTYLLPDKSNRSKRKTAVRKRSLDPVFNETLKYKLEKRDLQGRTLNLSVWHHDSLGRNLFLGEVEVALGTWDWANTRPEWFSLQPRMPIPSDGLASRGNLNVALKFIPAGSEGGGMPPTGELHIWVKDAQNLIPLQSGTVDAFVQCYVLPDDSKASRQKTRVVKRSLNPLFNHTMVYDGFQAKDLAEACAEFTLWHREAFSKRQLGGIRLSLGTGSSYGLPVGWMDSTAEEKRVWKQLLQQPGHWVEALLPLRTNLAPRA, translated from the exons ATGTTGGCATCGCTGGTGCACGCCCGGCACGCTGAGCACTCCGCGTCCCCAGCCGGGCCAGCCCCGCGGGGTGTCCCCGGGCTGTCCTCGCAGCTCGCCATGGCGCTGGAGCCCGAGGCGCTGCTGGACCTGAGCTTCCTGACGGAAGAGGAGCGGAGCTCCATCGCCCGGGTGCTGCACCGGGACTGGCAGCTCCGCCGCCGAGAGGAGGGCCGCATCAG CAAACTCCGCAAGTCGGTGTCGGACCCGGCGCGGCTGCGGAGCCTCACCGGGGACTGGTTCTGCGACGCCCGGGCCCAGCGCCACCAGCACCGCCTGGGCTCCGACCTGGTCCGAGCCTCCATCCGCCACAGGAGGCGGCCCCGGG gaaCGGGGGACCTGGAACgcagccccagcctggaggCCACTGatgagctgctggcagaggagaaggaggatgaAGATGGTGCATTGGAGACAGATGAGAG TTCCCCCCCAGAGGAGGTGCAGGAGGCCACTGAGCCCCAG GGTGACGTCCCAGCGAGGGAGCAGGAGAGCCCGGCCCAGCCAG GTGACACGGGAGGTGGGACCTCCTTCGGCTCATCCAGCAcggaggaggatgaggaggagccgGACTCGGCGCACGGCAGCCACGACGCTgggcag AGATCAGAGACCCCCCAGATGGATCAGAACCCCCCAGACCCACTGTCCTCACAGAATGGCCATGCGCCCCCGAGCCTGCTGAGCACCAGCTCCTCTGTGTCCAGCCTCAGCTCCTCCACG CTGAGTGGGAGCCTGATGAGCCTGTACAGCgagggggagctgggcagggtggCCGTGCGGGGCTGCGTGCAGTTCTCCCTGTGCTACCAGCCGGCCgagaaggagctgcaggtgcaCGTCCTGCGCTGCCGGGAGCTGGCCGAGGCCAAGAAGCAGCGCTCAGACCC GTACATCAAGACCTACCTGCTGCCGGACAAGTCCAACCGCAGCAAGCGCAAGACCGcggtgaggaagaggagcttGGATCCCGTCTTCAATGAGACCCTCAAG TACAAGCTGGAGAAGAGGGACCTGCAGGGCCGGACCCTGAACCTCTCCGTGTGGCACCATGACAGCCTGGGCAGAAACCTCTTCCTGGGGGAggtggaggtggcactgggcaCCTGGGACTGGGCCAACACACGCCCCGAGTGGTTCAGTCTCCAGCCACGG ATGCCCATCCCCTCGGACGGCCTCGCCAGCCGCGGCAACCTCAACGTGGCGCTGAAGTTCATCCCCGCTGGCTCGGAAG GAGGGGGGATGCCACCCACGGGCGAGCTGCACATCTGGGTGAAGGATGCTCAGAACCTCATCCCGCTGCAGAGCGGCACTGTGGATGCCTTCGTGCAGTG cTACGTGCTGCCGGATGACAGCAAGGCGAGCCGGCAGAAGACGCGGGTGGTGAAGCGGAGCCTGAACCCCCTCTTCAACCACACCATGGTGTATGACGGCTTCCAGGCCAAGGACTTGGCCGAGGCCTGCGCCGAGTTCACCCTCTGGCACCGTGAAGCCTTTTCCAAGCGCCAGCTGGGTGGCATCCGGCTCAgcctgggcactg GGAGTAGCTACGGGCTGCCCGTGGGCTGGATGGACTCGACGGCCGAGGAGAAGCGCGtgtggaagcagctgctgcagcaaccCGGGCACTGGGTGGAGGCGCTGCTCCCCCTGCGGACCAACCTGGCGCCCCGGGCATAG
- the SYTL1 gene encoding synaptotagmin-like protein 1 isoform X1 — MLASLVHARHAEHSASPAGPAPRGVPGLSSQLAMALEPEALLDLSFLTEEERSSIARVLHRDWQLRRREEGRISKLRKSVSDPARLRSLTGDWFCDARAQRHQHRLGSDLVRASIRHRRRPRGTGDLERSPSLEATDELLAEEKEDEDGALETDESSPPEEVQEATEPQPSPPAPAAEGTPRSQPVLQGDVPAREQESPAQPGDTGGGTSFGSSSTEEDEEEPDSAHGSHDAGQRSETPQMDQNPPDPLSSQNGHAPPSLLSTSSSVSSLSSSTLSGSLMSLYSEGELGRVAVRGCVQFSLCYQPAEKELQVHVLRCRELAEAKKQRSDPYIKTYLLPDKSNRSKRKTAVRKRSLDPVFNETLKYKLEKRDLQGRTLNLSVWHHDSLGRNLFLGEVEVALGTWDWANTRPEWFSLQPRMPIPSDGLASRGNLNVALKFIPAGSEGGGMPPTGELHIWVKDAQNLIPLQSGTVDAFVQCYVLPDDSKASRQKTRVVKRSLNPLFNHTMVYDGFQAKDLAEACAEFTLWHREAFSKRQLGGIRLSLGTGSSYGLPVGWMDSTAEEKRVWKQLLQQPGHWVEALLPLRTNLAPRA; from the exons ATGTTGGCATCGCTGGTGCACGCCCGGCACGCTGAGCACTCCGCGTCCCCAGCCGGGCCAGCCCCGCGGGGTGTCCCCGGGCTGTCCTCGCAGCTCGCCATGGCGCTGGAGCCCGAGGCGCTGCTGGACCTGAGCTTCCTGACGGAAGAGGAGCGGAGCTCCATCGCCCGGGTGCTGCACCGGGACTGGCAGCTCCGCCGCCGAGAGGAGGGCCGCATCAG CAAACTCCGCAAGTCGGTGTCGGACCCGGCGCGGCTGCGGAGCCTCACCGGGGACTGGTTCTGCGACGCCCGGGCCCAGCGCCACCAGCACCGCCTGGGCTCCGACCTGGTCCGAGCCTCCATCCGCCACAGGAGGCGGCCCCGGG gaaCGGGGGACCTGGAACgcagccccagcctggaggCCACTGatgagctgctggcagaggagaaggaggatgaAGATGGTGCATTGGAGACAGATGAGAG TTCCCCCCCAGAGGAGGTGCAGGAGGCCACTGAGCCCCAG cccagcccccccGCCCCAGCTGCGGAGGGAACCCCGAGGTCACAGCCTGTGCTCCAGGGTGACGTCCCAGCGAGGGAGCAGGAGAGCCCGGCCCAGCCAG GTGACACGGGAGGTGGGACCTCCTTCGGCTCATCCAGCAcggaggaggatgaggaggagccgGACTCGGCGCACGGCAGCCACGACGCTgggcag AGATCAGAGACCCCCCAGATGGATCAGAACCCCCCAGACCCACTGTCCTCACAGAATGGCCATGCGCCCCCGAGCCTGCTGAGCACCAGCTCCTCTGTGTCCAGCCTCAGCTCCTCCACG CTGAGTGGGAGCCTGATGAGCCTGTACAGCgagggggagctgggcagggtggCCGTGCGGGGCTGCGTGCAGTTCTCCCTGTGCTACCAGCCGGCCgagaaggagctgcaggtgcaCGTCCTGCGCTGCCGGGAGCTGGCCGAGGCCAAGAAGCAGCGCTCAGACCC GTACATCAAGACCTACCTGCTGCCGGACAAGTCCAACCGCAGCAAGCGCAAGACCGcggtgaggaagaggagcttGGATCCCGTCTTCAATGAGACCCTCAAG TACAAGCTGGAGAAGAGGGACCTGCAGGGCCGGACCCTGAACCTCTCCGTGTGGCACCATGACAGCCTGGGCAGAAACCTCTTCCTGGGGGAggtggaggtggcactgggcaCCTGGGACTGGGCCAACACACGCCCCGAGTGGTTCAGTCTCCAGCCACGG ATGCCCATCCCCTCGGACGGCCTCGCCAGCCGCGGCAACCTCAACGTGGCGCTGAAGTTCATCCCCGCTGGCTCGGAAG GAGGGGGGATGCCACCCACGGGCGAGCTGCACATCTGGGTGAAGGATGCTCAGAACCTCATCCCGCTGCAGAGCGGCACTGTGGATGCCTTCGTGCAGTG cTACGTGCTGCCGGATGACAGCAAGGCGAGCCGGCAGAAGACGCGGGTGGTGAAGCGGAGCCTGAACCCCCTCTTCAACCACACCATGGTGTATGACGGCTTCCAGGCCAAGGACTTGGCCGAGGCCTGCGCCGAGTTCACCCTCTGGCACCGTGAAGCCTTTTCCAAGCGCCAGCTGGGTGGCATCCGGCTCAgcctgggcactg GGAGTAGCTACGGGCTGCCCGTGGGCTGGATGGACTCGACGGCCGAGGAGAAGCGCGtgtggaagcagctgctgcagcaaccCGGGCACTGGGTGGAGGCGCTGCTCCCCCTGCGGACCAACCTGGCGCCCCGGGCATAG
- the CD164L2 gene encoding CD164 sialomucin-like 2 protein isoform X2 has product MAPPGPGALRCALLYALLCAQGPAPTRAGECGKLKSCEVCTASSHSHNGTDCVWVGCGTPEEPGAGSCVQRGSAVRETCALYNSSTLCRALKSHTEEPPRSHSKEQVTHSTRTTTTSAPLTGSPEFRPPGFDTASFIGGIVLVLCIQAVAFFIIKFIKSKDSTYQTLI; this is encoded by the exons atggccccgccgggccccggggcGCTGCGTTGTGCGCTCCTGTACGCGCTGCTCTGCGCGCAGGGACCCGCTCCCACCCGCGCAG GAGAGTGTGGCAAGCTGAAGTCCTGCGAGGTGTGTACAGCCAGCAGCCACTCCCACAATGGCACCGACTGCGTCTGGGTGGGCTGCGGGACCCCCGAGGAGCCAG gagcagggagctgcgTGCAGAGAGGCTCAGCAGTGCGGGAGACCTGTGCACTCTACAACAGCAGCACCCTGTGCCGAG CACTGAAGTCTCACACGGAAGAGCCTCCACGATCCCATAGCAAGGAGCAAGTGACACACTCCACAA GGACCACCACCACCAGTGCCCCGCTGACGGGCAGCCCCGAGTTCCGCCCGCCCGGCTTCGACACCGCGAGTTTCATTGGGGGCAtcgtgctggtgctgtgcatCCAGGCCGTCGCCTTCTTCATCATCAAGTTCATCAAGTCAAAGGACAGCACCTACCAAACGCT GATCTGA
- the CD164L2 gene encoding CD164 sialomucin-like 2 protein isoform X1 translates to MAPPGPGALRCALLYALLCAQGPAPTRAGECGKLKSCEVCTASSHSHNGTDCVWVGCGTPEEPGAGSCVQRGSAVRETCALYNSSTLCRALKSHTEEPPRSHSKEQVTHSTRTTTTSAPLTGSPEFRPPGFDTASFIGGIVLVLCIQAVAFFIIKFIKSKDSTYQTLEDNQ, encoded by the exons atggccccgccgggccccggggcGCTGCGTTGTGCGCTCCTGTACGCGCTGCTCTGCGCGCAGGGACCCGCTCCCACCCGCGCAG GAGAGTGTGGCAAGCTGAAGTCCTGCGAGGTGTGTACAGCCAGCAGCCACTCCCACAATGGCACCGACTGCGTCTGGGTGGGCTGCGGGACCCCCGAGGAGCCAG gagcagggagctgcgTGCAGAGAGGCTCAGCAGTGCGGGAGACCTGTGCACTCTACAACAGCAGCACCCTGTGCCGAG CACTGAAGTCTCACACGGAAGAGCCTCCACGATCCCATAGCAAGGAGCAAGTGACACACTCCACAA GGACCACCACCACCAGTGCCCCGCTGACGGGCAGCCCCGAGTTCCGCCCGCCCGGCTTCGACACCGCGAGTTTCATTGGGGGCAtcgtgctggtgctgtgcatCCAGGCCGTCGCCTTCTTCATCATCAAGTTCATCAAGTCAAAGGACAGCACCTACCAAACGCT AGAGGACAACCAGTAG
- the GPR3 gene encoding G-protein coupled receptor 3 encodes MMEKGPRNSSEGQQGWFSARNGSGSSLDLESMVQPLALNPWDVVLCISGTIISCENAIVVVVIFYTPAFRAPMFLLIGSLATADLLAGVGLILHFAFVYFIPSEAVNLLTVGLLVTSFTASVSSLLTITIDRYLSLYNALTYYSERTVTRTYIMLILTWGASICYGLLPVMGWNCLKEPSACSIVKPLTKNHLIILSASFLTVFAVMLQLYVQICRIVCRHAHQIAVQRHFLASSHYVTTRKGIATLAVMLGTFASCWLPFAVYGLLGDCSSPALYTYATLLPATYNSMLNPIIYAFRNQEIQKMLWAVCCGCFSSMLPFRSRSPSDV; translated from the coding sequence ATGATGGAGAAAGGGCCCCGCAACTCCAGCGAAGGCCAGCAAGGCTGGTTCTCAGCCAGGAATGGCAGTGGCAGCTCCTTGGATCTGGAGTCTATGGTGCAACCCCTTGCCTTGAACCCATGGGACGTTGTCCTCTGCATCTCGGGGACCATCATCTCCTGTGAGAACGCCATTGTGGTGGTGGTCATTTTCTACACCCCGGCTTTCCGCGCCCCGATGTTCCTCCTGATCGGCAGCTTGGCCACAGCCGACCTCCTGGCAGGTGTGGGGTTGATCCTGCACTTTGCCTTCGTGTACTTCATCCCGTCGGAAGCGGTCAACCTGCTCACCGTGGGGCTCCTGGTCACCTCCTTCACGGCCAGCGTCAGCAGCCTGCTGACCATCACCATCGACCGCTACCTGTCCCTCTACAACGCCCTAACCTACTACTCGGAGAGGACGGTCACCAGGACTTACATCATGCTGATTCTCACCTGGGGAGCCTCCATCTGCTACGGGCTGCTGCCCGTCATGGGCTGGAACTGCCTGAAGGAGCCCTCCGCCTGCAGCATCGTCAAACCACTGACCAAGAACCACCTCATCATCCTCTCCGCCTCCTTCCTCACGGTGTTCGCGGTGATGCTCCAGCTGTACGTGCAGATCTGTAGGATTGTGTGCCGGCACGCCCACCAGATCGCCGTCCAGCGGCACTTCCTGGCCAGCTCCCACTACGTCACCACCCGCAAGGGCATCGCCACCCTGGCCGTCATGCTGGGCACCTTCGCGTCCTGCTGGCTGCCCTTCGCCGTGTACGGGCTGCTGGGGGACTGCAGCTCCCCGGCCCTCTACACCTACGCCACCTTGCTCCCTGCCACCTACAACTCCATGCTGAACCCCATCATCTACGCCTTCAGGAACCAGGAGATCCAGAAAATGCTGTGGGCAGTGTGCTGCGGCTGCTTCTCCTCCATGCTGCCTTTCCGCTCCCGCTCCCCCAGTGACGTCTGA
- the WASF2 gene encoding LOW QUALITY PROTEIN: actin-binding protein WASF2 (The sequence of the model RefSeq protein was modified relative to this genomic sequence to represent the inferred CDS: inserted 2 bases in 1 codon): protein MPLVTRNIEPRHLCRQTLPSVPSELECVTNITLANVIRQLGSLSKSAEDIFGELFTQANTFASRVSILVERVDRLQVKVTQLDPKEEEVSLQGINTRKAFKSSTTQDQKLFDRDSLPVPVLETYRTCNTPPPLNILSPYRDDGKEALKFYTDPSYFFDLWKEKMLQDTKDIMKEKRKHRKEKKENPNRGNVNPRKIKTRKEEWEKLKMGQEFVESKDKHGPAGYPSNMVYQNGSIGSNESMDGNCYPPPPQTDSIVPPPPSFPDDSLPPPPVEFSYPVDNQRGSGSGGPKRSSLVSPSHPPPAPPIGSPSAARPGFAPPPAPPPPPPLMENTPPPPPPMGFPSPGTPPPPSPPSFPPHPEFAAPPPPPPPPAVDYSSVLPAPLPQPGTGIAPPPPPPPPPPGPPPLASSSLDGPXHPPPPPSDTSTSKLKSSLPAVSDARSDLLSAIRQGFQLRKVEEQREQEKRDVVGNDVATILSRRIAVEYSDSEDDSSEFDEDEWSD from the exons ATGCCATTAGTAACGAGGAACATTGAGCCAAGGCACCTGTGCCGTCAGACGTTGCCTAGCGTTCCGAGCGAGCTGGAATGCGTGACCAACATCACCCTGGCAAATGTCATTCGACAGCTGGGCAGCCTGA GTAAATCTGCAGAAGACATATTTGGAGAGTTGTTTACTCAAGCCAACACCTTTGCCTCTCGGGTGAGCATTCTCGTCGAGAGAGTTGACCGCTTGCAAGTCAAAGTCACTCAGCTGGATCCCAAAGAGGAGGAAG TCTCCTTGCAAGGCATTAACACCAGGAAGGCCTTCAAAAGCTCCACCACTCAGGACCAGAAGCTCTTTGACAGAGATTCTCTCCCTGTACCTGTCCTCGAAACCTACAGGACCTGCAATACCCCTCCACCTCTCAACATCCTCTCACCTTACAG GGATGATGGCAAAGAGGCACTTAAATTCTACACAGATCCTTCATATTTCTTCGACCTTTGGAAGGAGAAAATGCTTCAGGACACCAAGGATATCATGAAGGAAAAGCGGAAACATAGG aaagagaaaaaggagaatcCGAACCGAGGAAATGTGAATCCGCGGAAAATCAAAACCCGGAAAGAGGAGTGGGAGAAGCTGAAAATGGGACAAGAATTTGTCGAGTCAAAGGACAAACATGGTCCTGCTGG GTACCCCTCCAACATGGTGTATCAGAACGGCAGCATCGGCTCCAACGAAAGCATGGATGGGAACTGCTACCCGCCACCGCCACAGACTGACTCTATTGTGCCACCACCTCCCTCTTTCCCAGATGACAGCCTGCCTCCACCCCCGGTGGAATTTAG CTATCCTGTAGACAACCAAAGAGGTTCTGGTTCTGGAGGGCCCAAACGATCCAGCCTGGTTAGCCCAAGCCACCCACCACCAGCTCCTCCGATCGGATCGCCCTCCGCAGCCAGGCCGGGCTTTGCtccccctccagctcctcctccaccaccaccactaaTGGAAAACACCccccctccaccacctcccaTGGGCTTCCCCTCCCCGGGAACCCCCCCGCCACCCTCACCCCCCTCTTTCCCCCCTCACCCTGAGTTTGCTGCCCCTCCACCTCCcccacctcctccagcagtcGACTATTCCAGTGTTCTCCCAGCTCCGCTGCCGCAGCCGGGCACTGGGATtgcgccgcccccgccgccgcctccgcctcCTCCGGGCCCACCCCCCCTGGCTTCCAGCAGCCTGGAtggccc ccaccccccccctccACCCTCTGACACCTCCACATCCAAGCTCAAGTCATCCTTGCCTGCGGTGAGCGATGCCAGGAGTGATCTGCTTTCGGCTATTCGGCAAG GCTTCCAGCTGCGCAAGGTGGAGGAGCAGCGGGAGCAGGAGAAGCGGGATGTTGTGGGCAACGACGTGGCCACTATCCTGTCCCGCCGCATCGCAGTGGAATACAGCGACTCCGAGGACGACTCCTCCGAGTTCGATGAGGACGAATGGTCGGATTAG